The DNA region AAGTAAAAGTCGTGTGAGGAAAGATTTCCCTGTACCAGATTTTCCGAAGATGCCATTACTTCGCTCGACAAAGCGATCCAAATCAAGACAAATCGGCACTTCCGTATCGAGAGGTTGGCCAATGGCAAAGTTTTTATGATGCGGATCGTCTTCCCAACCAAAAACCATTCGGAAGTCGCGATCGCTGGCATCAAAGACCTGACTAAAGTGACTCGGAATTGTTTTAACTGGTAATAACTCTAGCTCGTCATAATCTTCATGGTGACCATTTTGGGAACTTAATTCGCTCTGAGTGGGCGTAAACATGAGCATAGGCGCAAGTTCCACCGTCCCGTATGTGCTGGTTCCTGCGAGAACTGCTTGCAGAAAATCGTCGGCGGGATTGGGAGGATCTGCAAGGATGCGTTGACTAGAAGTACCAAGAGAAACATCCGTGAGCAAACAAAAGAATTTGGAGCGTGTACCCTGAACGACTAAAAATTTTCCGACACGCATCTCTTCTACAGAAATGTCACCGTGGAGGCGGACGTCTAGACCTTGGCTGAGGGAACCCTGAATAACGGAGCCGAGGGGATGTTCTTGGGTCATTAGTCGTGTTTCAAGTGTGGGGCGTGGTGAAGATTAACCTCAACCTAAGTGTAGAGGCTAGATCTGGGGATCGAGAAAAACGTCATTCTCACTAGTCTCTACCGGAGGAGCGGGGCGCATTAGTCTTTCCCATGCCTCGATTTGGACTTGGGCAGAGGAATATGCGGCGGTACCAGAAGGAATGAGTTCAGCGGTGGCGATCGCCTCAGGAATTGAAGCTGTATTGGCTTGGCGCTGGGCTTCGTTGAGAATGCCGTAACTCCACTGATTAGCCGCTTCCCGACCTTCTGAACGGGCGGCGGAGGCACTGCTGGGAATTTCTTGAGTTAATCGAATTGCTTCAACTAAACCAGAGATTGTTTCTCTAGAGGCTGCATTATAAGCATCTCGCAATTTTGTCGCGGCGGTAAGTTCCCGTCGCCATCCACCCACTTTCTCTTGCATTTTGGGATAAAGAGCACGACCAGCCGTAATTTGGTTGGCGACAGTGATTGCTTCGCTATAGCGTTGGTTGTTGCCGAGGGCGATCGCCTGATCATAGATTGGCTGATCTTCCCGCCGTTCAATGGTTCCTTGCCATTCCCGAATAGCCGATTGAGCTTCGTCGTAGAGCGCGCGACCTGGTTGAATTTTTCGCGCTTGGACAATCGCTTCATTGAGGGCATTGGTTCCCCGTGATGATGCGAGATCTCTCGCGTATTGAAGAGTGGGTCGATCCTCTGAAATTTCGATCTTTTCCCGCCACTGTGCTACTTTACGACGGGCTTCACCGTAGCGAGGATTACCTTCTTCAATAAGATTGAGTTTGGCGATCGCCCGTTGCAGGTCAGTAATTGTTCCCCCTGCGGCAATAGCGTCTCCTTGTTCTAATAGAGTTACATCAGCAATTTCCGATTGCCAGCGATTCATTAAAGTTTGGCTTTGGTCATAAACAGAACTGCTTGGCTGAATACTCTGGATTTGAACGAGAGCCGTTTCAAGATCGATCACGCTGCCGCGTCGCGCGCTAAGACCTGCCTGTGCCAAAATTTTCCAATCCACCACCATATTGTCGAGATTGAGACGACCTGGGAGGCGATCGCTGAGGGACATAAGCTGATCCCATTGCTGCTGATCTACGAGGTCTTCGATGTAGCGAATAATATTTTCGCGGGAATCGTCAATCAGCTTTTGAGCCTGTGGATAGGCGTAACTATCTTCCGAAATCTTACTTGCTTGTTCAATCGCTTGAAGCCAATTTTCGATGCCGCCCCGACGGTGGGACACATAGGCCACATCCAGCTCTTCATTTTCTTTGCGAGCCAACTGAATCTGATTGCGAGCTTCTTCGTACTTAACCGTTGACCAATAAATATTTTCGAGATAGCTCAGCTCAACCGCTGTCCGAAGTGCTGCACTTAAATCACCATCATTAATTTCGCGGTCTAGCTTTGCAAAAATTCTTTCCCCATCGCGCCAAACTAATCGCCAATCTTCAATCCGTTCTTCAACTAAGATCCGTGCAGTCGAACGAACAGGTACTTCCTCTGCAATGGCGATCGCCTCATCGAGATTACCTTCTTGGAACTGTACCTCCGCCAATTCCAAAATATCGGATGTCCACACCTCAATATTGCGGTCAATGTCAGGACGTAGCGGGTGATCCTGAGGAAAACCATCCACCATACGAATCGCTTTTAAATAGCTGCCTAGGGTTTGTTGCTCTGCCTCTACCTGCGCACAATATAATCTCGTTGTTGCGGAGGCTAACGGTACATAGAGAGCGTTGCAATTACTACTGCCATTGAAACTGAGCAAAATAGATGTTGCCGCAAAACCAACGCCACCAGAGAGCAAAATCAGTACAAGCCCTAAAAAATGCCAGCTTGGCAGAGGAATCGTTCGTTGCTTTGGGGGAGCCTCCTCTTTATCTACTTCGACCAGCTCGACAGATTTTGGACGGGCTGTCTGCTGTGATGATTGTTGCTGATCGGAAGAGGTCTTCATAGTATTTTGAGCGCCAGCGGAGATGGTTGGAGAGGACACATTGCGCTTTTGAGTCATAGGAGCTGATCGCAAACAAACAAAATAATCAAGCTTTACAGACAGTCTAAGCCATAGAAATTTTGATTGATCATATCATGACTATCATTTGGCCTTGGTTTAACTCAAAAGGTTATGTCCTATTGCTTTAACAGCAAGCCTTTTTACGCTCAATCCGGATAGTCACACTAGGCGATCACCCACTAGATAAATATTTAGTTTTAATTAAGCATCGACCCTTAATTAAGTAGGGAATATCATCAACAGTATTTTATATTAGCTATTCTTGATCTTGAGGGGGGTAGATGTAGAAAGATATCTAGATATGTCTGATAATATGGCATCATTCGTCTCCCATCACGAAAATTCGGTTTCCTCACTCAATTCCGGGTGCTGGATTACCACAATTATTATGTGATTTATTTTAAGGATAGGTTTTAAAGATGGAACAACAGCCTGGCACCCAAGCAGAAATTGGAACTTCTCCATATCTCAATACCGAAGCACCCGGTTCTATGGCAACCCCCAACGCTGATCAGCCTTGGCAAGAATGGGTTCAGCCTGTCACGGATTTCTTGTCCGACTTACCTGATGAGCTGGGTAAATTTTTCTCCGACTATAAGCAACCTTTAGTTTCAGTCGGTCTAATTATTGCAGCTTTTATTTCCGTTAAACTTACGTTTGCGCTTCTTGGCGCTATCAACGAAATCCCTCTTCTCGCTCCCGTGTTTGAGCTAGTTGGTATTTCTTATACAGCTTGGTTCGTTTACCGCTATATGCTCAAAGCTTCCAACCGGGATGAGCTTGTCGGTGAATTCGATTCACTCAAGTCTCAAATCTTAGGCAAAAAAGACGCTTAATTGTTTCGTAAATAGTTGTCTGTGTTCTGGATAAGGACATGGCGATCGCCCCGACCATTCATGTTGGTCGGGGTTTTTTATTTTGAGTTGAGAGATGTTTAAAGAGAATGGATAAATGATTGAATTGCGTCGTCTTAAAAATAAAAAAGACATACCAACTGTATGCCTTTAATCAATGTTGACTGGAGAGATGCCAATTTTTTTAAATGCATCTTTCTTAGAAAGAAAGACCAAGGTTGACGCCTAGGGCTGCATGGGCAACTAGCAGGGCGATCGCCGCAGAACCGAGATAAGCATGAACCGTTCTGAGCTCAGCCTTCCCGAGAAACTTGGTAAGAGATAAAGCACCATTTGCCATGAGTAAACCGATGGCGATCGTGCCAGTCCAGAAATGAGGACTTTCAAATATCGGCTGACCCTGCATGACAAGTGAAAGCACACCACCAGTCCAGCCAAGACTGATAAAAGTTGTCAGCCATAACGCTGCTTTTTTGTGCCAATATGCACTGTCTTGCTTGACGTCTACCTCAGGAGATGTGCGAACTTTCCAGCCTTTAATAGCTGCAAACCCACCAATCATAACTATGACAATCCCCATCATGAATGGGTGACCCCAGTGCGTAACGACCCCGGGAATCGGTAAAGAACCAAACCAATCAGCGATCGGCTCCAAATAGGGGCGAATAATTTCTCCCATTGCTTTTTCCTCTTAACAAAACTTGATGCGTGCGGTGCATATTCTATCCGCAAACACCACCGAAAAAGTCCATCTGGAGCATTTAGGTAACAGTTGGAAACATCCAGTGTCAGTACCAGCAAACTCGGGTGATAAAATTTGGAATACTTTTAGTGAAAGAGAAAGAAGGTCAAAGTGGTTCAAGTACCGATCAAATCCGCCTCTCCAACAAACGTTATTCTCAATGGTCCTGCCCTCGAAGCATGGCTCAATGACCTCGCCGAAAATATTATTCAAGGTAAGCGCCTCAACCGTCACGAAGCTCTGCGTTTAACTGAAATCACTGGCGAAGAAAATATTCTCAAACTCTGTGCTGCCGCTGACCGGATTCGACATGAATGCTGTGGTAACGTCGTCGATCTATGCAGCATTGTGAATGTGAAATCTGGCAATTGCTCTGAAAACTGTAGCTTCTGTTCGCAATCTGCCCATCACCCCGGTGTTGGTTCGCCCACCTATGAACTCAAGACGCCTGAGGAAATTCTTGCACAGGCGAAAGCCGCAGAAGAAGCGGGTGCCAAACGGTTTTGTCTAGTGAGTCAAGGTCGCGGCATTAAGTACAACAGCCCTAAGGATAATGAGTTCGCT from [Leptolyngbya] sp. PCC 7376 includes:
- a CDS encoding CAAD domain-containing protein, which encodes MEQQPGTQAEIGTSPYLNTEAPGSMATPNADQPWQEWVQPVTDFLSDLPDELGKFFSDYKQPLVSVGLIIAAFISVKLTFALLGAINEIPLLAPVFELVGISYTAWFVYRYMLKASNRDELVGEFDSLKSQILGKKDA
- a CDS encoding DUF4079 domain-containing protein; the encoded protein is MGEIIRPYLEPIADWFGSLPIPGVVTHWGHPFMMGIVIVMIGGFAAIKGWKVRTSPEVDVKQDSAYWHKKAALWLTTFISLGWTGGVLSLVMQGQPIFESPHFWTGTIAIGLLMANGALSLTKFLGKAELRTVHAYLGSAAIALLVAHAALGVNLGLSF